One genomic segment of Ipomoea triloba cultivar NCNSP0323 chromosome 9, ASM357664v1 includes these proteins:
- the LOC116029106 gene encoding uncharacterized protein LOC116029106, whose amino-acid sequence MGAQWAATKGFDSVEIQSDCKEMVVTLTEDTGSYVQRSNWNMQWISLLRSNPHVALVHILREQNSVADFLASLAVDCRADRLFFASPPTGCENLVCNDQVGAVFPCLICEMT is encoded by the coding sequence ATGGGTGCTCAGTGGGCTGCTACAAAGGGTTTTGATAGTGTTGAAATACAAAGTGACTGCAAGGAGATGGTTGTGACCCTCACTGAGGACACTGGGAGCTACGTTCAGAGAAGTAACTGGAACATGCAGTGGATTTCATTGCTTAGAAGTAATCCTCATGTGGCCCTGGTGCACATCTTACGCGAACAGAACTCTGTTGCAGATTTTTTGGCCTCCCTGGCTGTGGATTGCAGGGCGGATAGACTGTTTTTTGCTTCTCCCCCGACTGGTTGCGAGAACTTAGTCTGTAATGACCAAGTTGGGGCCGTGTTTCCGTGTCTCATTTGTGAGATGACATAG